The region CAAAGACGTGTGTGATTATCTGCACTGTCGAACAGCCAAACCTTCCTCCGAATGTATCATCTGACTGATCCACAGTGTCACACATTTCACAGCTGTGTTCTgcaaatgtttgtaaaaaaaaaaaaaaaaaaaaaaaaaaagtgacagacaCAACCTTACCAGCCTGAGAAAGTGTAGCTGCATGGAAATGAGAGCGAGAGCGAGCTGTGGGTACGATTTCAAATTGGGAATGAAAATGTTGCCCCATTAGGGCATAGTTGTTTGTCTAATAATATCCCCTCATTCCCGTGAATCAGAATCAGACAGAAATACTCGTTTTGGATGCGGGGtgtcatgaataaatgatttcCTCCTCGTTTTAgtgcacacagaggaggaggaggaggaggaggaggagaggggtgcTGGAGATGAGGGAGCTGATTGACAGCAATGTGTAATGCTCTGTGAGGAGAGTCTAAGAATCAGGAGTTGTTTGAATGAGTATGCAGATGCACGCCACTCAGCAGACTGTAATCTCCTCTTTCTAAGATCTCAGACAGCTGTGCCAGATCTGAATCTCGGCATCTTCACTTTGACGCCACAGGTAAGTTTTAATTTTAACCATAATGTACTGTGTTTCCACAGTGCTCTAAAATAACACCCAGGTATTACACCTGGCCTCATTAGTGGTATATCTATGGAGTGGCACGCTGCATAAACAGTGAGTTCTACTCCGGCTGGTTTTACCCCAGGGGCACTTGTGCAGTTGGAATGCAGTATATTCAGTCAGATAAATATAAATCTACTTATCTACAACCAAACAGGATGACAAACTGAGGTGATGCTGATCTTTAGTGTATTTAGAGTAAGCAGCTGCCCATCCTGAGTCAGTTGTCACCACGTTTCTACTGGGAGTGCAGACTAgttaacaaacaaaaaggttGAAAATAGCTAGCTGAAtgtaaacagttgaaatagttaaaagtgacaaaatctgGCAACCTTTTATGAATCACTTCAATGACATCAAATTATCTGAGAAGAGTTGAGATGTGTCTTAACGCCCTgcaagtaaagaaaaaaaggaaaggaacatattcattttcttcctttgttttttctattcttATGGAGGGATATGTGTATTACAGTCGCTAATGATTAAGTTCAAATATGGAAGCAGCTGGAAAGCATGTGGTGTCAGTCTCCCTCTGGAACAAAGGATCAATTCTGAAATACTCATTTTACATGTGGAGCTATTGAAAGTAATGGACAACTGCAAATAACCAAATGGAAGTCAAGAAGGGACACTGCAAATTGATAACTGTCTGATAATTGTCATATTTTGTGGTAAACAAgtttccatctttcttttgtttgttttgggttaTTGCCTTATGAATGTTTGGGCGTGTATAAATAGCTGGAACAGTTAGTGACAGTAAAGCGTTAACAGTTGAAAAAGCTGAAACTGGTGGATCCACAGTTGAAATAGTTATATGTGGATGAAtagctgaaaagctgaagcagtggttctcaaacttttttaCATCTAAgaccctaaactgacacaagtTAGACCACGCCcccatttgataagattttggCTTTTAGATTTTTTATCAAAGCAAGAGTTTGAAACCCATGATCATATTTTGtatcattgtgttacttatggatggaatcGTAGCGAAAACAAATTATTCCCCTTTTGCTGTGGGACCCCCTGTAACCCACTCAAGAAACCTCTGGGGGTCTccggaccccactttgagaaccactggcgAAAGGTAACAGATTAACAGTGGAAATAGTTAAAAGTAGTGAAGTAACagctgaaatattttattaaaagaaacagaTAATTTGGTTGAAACATTAAGAAGTATACAATTGAATTTTACATAGTGTGTAAACAGAACCCAGTTTATAATCAGTTCATATTTGGAACGTGGTGAGTGGTGCTGATGAAGGGGCGCACACTTCATCTGGGCTGTGAGGATGCATCAGACAACAAAATGACTCTAAACACTCAAGAAAAATGAGATGTCTGTCAGAGCAAGACATGACGAAAACAAGACTCAAATTTGTAATGTCAACACAGTCTTGCATTCAATCTGCGAGCGCAAGAAGATGATGAGTTTTGGGGTGAGGTGAGACTCAAGATGAAAAGAATTTCATAAATACAATTAACTCGAGCACCCAACTTCCCTCTATTTTCTCAGAGCACTGCTTGTCACAGGTTAAACGGATGATTGCACTTTCATGGCAAAATATTAATAGAGCGAAAATAAGTCAGTGGTTCAGGGAATTGTACTCTTGTCGTCACTTAGAAAAAGattacgcacacacacgcttaaGGGCAGAGACGATTCAAAACGTGTGGGGGTCTATTTATATCAAACATATGGATGAATCATATATTTTAGGTCAATAACATGAGCTGAGgtattttcattatgttttgttgtcaACATTTTCCAGTTCTGCTTCTTTAGTCTTTAAGCGTCTACACCAATATTGATCTCTCAGAAATCACACTATCTGACCCTTATATATGCAAAAACATGAGCATTTCTTCCTCCAAATATGAAGCAAaatcattttcaattaaaatacattattagCAATTTAAAGTGTATATTggcaggaaataaaacatttacaaaaacccCCGGGTGATCAGCCTGAGAAGTTTTCTAATATAATTCATGCTTGCCATTTGTAAGTAAACATGGTGTAATTTGTGTCAGGTTTATGATGACAGATGTAGATTCAGTAGgtttgatatgtgtgtgtgtaggagagaaCAGGGCTTGAATAAAGGAAGCAGATTTGGAGCAtatctgaaaatatattttttttcaaaaagctaataatttaaacattttacatcaGTGAGTGACAACATCCCCAGAGCGTTTATCAAAGTTTATACAAATCCAATAACTTCATCTTCTAAAGAAGCACTAGAGCAGAAATGAGAAGcgagcctttttttttttttcatctgcgTGTTATTTCCACGCTTCTCTCGGCTCACAATGAAGGGCTTCGAGCCAAATCAGCGGGAAAGGCTGATGGGGTGAAAAACGCTGTCCTTATCTATGTAGGAGAGTGGAACGGTTGCGGATGTGACTTTGTTATCATGCAGCTCACTGAAAGAGAGGAGGCGAAAGTAGAAgatggggagggagaggaggaagagggatgCCTGCTCCAATGTCAGGTTAATTGCAGGAATAGATTTCTTGGCAGGTAGGATGTTccctaaataaaataaatgacttgtATTATCCCCCATTAGTAAAATATTCCACATCATCCTTCATTATTTACCAAAAATACACAGCAAGGCAATCTAATTCTCATGACCGAGCATCAATCACATGGCTATActtcaataaacaaacaaatcactgCAGCGGCTAAAAGCATATGCTCTGAGGGCTCAtcaaaaatcacacacatttgatTCATGTCAACACTTCAAACGTGGCTCACTGGATGTGTTCAGTCAGTATTGATTAACGCAAAGCGACTGATCAATCTGGGGCTAAAGCACTCCACAGGTTTTCCTGTTCATCATTCCAGCGGTGGTCGACTCGCTGTCTCAGGAAAACAATGGCAAATAGAGATCAGAGTGATTCCACCGTCCTCtctaaattgaaaaaaaaaaaaaaacagacttctGTAACAGCGTGAGCGAAGTGTGTCTGCTGACTGCGTGTCTGGTGACGACTGAGCAGCTCAAACAGTTTCAGACTAGAACACAGATCTAGTTCACCGTGTGCACTGTccccaaaataaacaacaaagtcATTCATGTCTCTTCAAGTGTTCTTTATTACCTGCAAGGAGGGTTTCGTAAAACCGGTGTTAAACTAGTGAGTCTATGTCATAGTCACTCTGACTGTGGCTTCGTCAAAAATTTGTGTTGCAAATACACTGATTGAAATCTGTGTTAACATACGTACAATATGACGCCTAACAAATACAGTAAGGCCACATCACCATTTGCACAATGACAGTTACAGtaagaaactgtgtgtgtttgtgagaaagcTCGTCATAAATCTACAAATAGTGAGGAGGATGAAAAGCTTAAGAcaataatttacaaaatatagCGATGTAAAGCAGTCGTCTTTAAAATACCAACAGATATCCCTTTTAAACCAAAAGGCTCAGGTCTGCCAAATATCAGAGCATCAgtaattataatattacaaaGTACTCAAGTCTTACAGCAATGATTCTGTACACGATGACCATCACATGCTCGTATTGCACATGGTTCAGTCAGTCACAACATCACTAATCCCACATTTTGTCTGTTccacattttcaaatttaataaCTGATTTCATGATACAAATACTGACGGTACGCTACAgctaaatttgtttttaacGTATTCTGAAGCTGCGAATGATTTATTATGTTGGTAGACTATCTTGTTAATATTAAGAACCTGCAATGCAATCTCAaagttttttatcattttccaacagaaaaatcacacatttcaaAAACCAAGTGTGTATATCATACAATAATAGTGATAAAACTCAGTTTGGGGTTTTTAAGGAAAccacagaaactgaactgacaaCCAGTGTTGAGTGTATTTTACCCACAGTGCCCCATGGTGAGTGTGGTTTGAACCAGATTTAGTGGCCCCAGGGACAGCCGCAGGGGTCTCCACAGGCCCTCTTCCTTTCCCAGAGGATGTGCAGCTCCTCGGCTGTGTGTTGCGGGGACGACAGCATGTCCAGGTAGCACTCTTTCTCACACAGCCAGCCGGGGTCCTGGCAGAAGCACAGGGGGGTGTTAACATGCACATCTGGTTATTAGTCATACACTGGTTCAGGTCTCACTCGGGTTAAACTGTTAACACGCGCCTTTGGGACTGAACCACACGTTGCTACGATTACACCAGCTAACAAAACGATCCTGTCAAACTGTTGAGACGTTTTATTTGTCACGTTCACACACCATGTGATAAGGATGGTGAAGCTGTGCTAGAAGTCTGGTGTACTATACAATTTTGTACAAAGTATAAAAAGCACAATGGTTATCAGTTCTCAAAGTGACATAGTGAAATActaagaggaggaaaatgacagTCATCTCAGTTTTCAGTCCTGCTCAACATGTACAGCATTTCAGCCAGCAGCCTTATTTGggaggagaaaaacatttatcatttcaattcaggttttattttacattgtatattgtatattttcattttcgGTCTGTATTGCTGAATAATGAAGCTCTCCGGACTGAATCATTGCCAATAAAGTAAGTACAAATGATCAGCTGTGtgcatgatgatttttttttttgtattcagtCCCATTGTTAAACTGTTCATCTTTCTACTGTCCTATTAATCTGAATTTAATGGTTCCATCGCTGCCAAAGTCTGATAAGTTgtcttttataaatatatttgactATTGTGAACAAACCAAATGGCAgatctttttcctcttttacctGATATTTCTGTGGTCCAACAGCTGCCATCCATATCCCCATGCTCACATCTTCTCCCTGTAACGACACATCGAGGACAGATCGCTCACATTATATTCACGATTATCTGCCCATTATTTCCCCACAGTTGCTTGGTGCTCAGTACTCCACCTGGTAGGCTTTCAGCTTCTCAGCATTACTGGCGAGCCACTGGACCAGGTCATGAGAGACCACATAGCCTGAGCCGCAGGCAAACGCCGGGTAGGCTGGACTAGCGTACTCCAGCTCCTGCCACTTCCCGATGCGATCCACTGCCCAACTCTGCCTGAAACTAGGTCAGGACAGCAGTTACATTATCATCACATCCTGTGTCCCTTTCACCTGACGCTTCACGGTTCTGACTGGGCAGAACATTCCTATTTGTTTCGTCTACAGTGCAGCTGACGGTGCACTGGAGTTAAGTTGCGAACACAAGTGGAGTAAATTCACAAGCAAAATATACATTGTCAACAGGATCAGACACCAAACTGTACTTACTTCCCCCACCAGAAATTGCTGCGCTTGAGACCCTTGTGGTCAATCTTCATTAATACTGAGTCCACATCGATATAACAATCATCATCCgtcttcagcagcagattaaagTCAGCGTTTCCCACAGACCTGCCAGAGAGGGAATTTGCAACCTTAATTAAAGCCGacctctgatttttttttttttgcaatatctCAGAGtggatttattttcaaataccgCTGAGAGTGAAAGGCAAGAGGTTTTGCaactaaataaaacacttgCCAAGTCAAAGATTAAGACCACTGTGTATATTTTGCTACCTGATGACTCACAACTGTACTTTCTCCCTGACTGGGTGGTTGCAATTGTGATTCTAACAACGAGACGTTTTGAGGCGGCGACACACTTTCATTTCAGGGTGCTGATTTCCTCAGAGGGCCCAGGCAATTTGCAGACAGAGAATCGAGTCATTAGCACTCGGCATACCATTTATAGAACTGAAGCAGTTTGGAAGGTACGTTCCTGTAGGTGTCTACCACGTCTACGAACACCATGTCGCCGTGCCGCAGGCTCTCACGCTGCAAGGCGGCGTCCTCCTGCCTCAGCCTGGAGGCATGGTGCTCGGTCCTGGCTGGGCGGCCCCGCAGGAGCCCCGACAGACCGTCTCCATCTGACACACAGGTGGTGGGGGGTAAGCACAGGGAGGTGCGTGATGGGGgtaatgacaaagaaaaactgaataaatcagGGGAAATGGTGAAAGTCTTTTGGTGCATAGAGGGATTTAAAAAGAACCCACATTAACTTTTTATTCACCCAACTTATGAATAAATTAAGGCACTTTTGAGGAATAATAACTGAAATCACTGGCTGGCGGAACAGTATGATAAAATTTTAAGTTTACAGAATGGAtcattagttttgttttcagagaTATTGAATGgtgaatttcattttcttttcaccaaAGTGGCTACAAATCCATTCTCAGATAAAGTCAAACGCAAACACACGCAGGAGgtaaaatcaataatgaaacaCAACAGGGTGGAGAGGGGAAGAACCATGTTATTTCCCATTTGACATGTATGCAAGAGCCCTACGGCAAAAGAAAAGAGTTAATCTCATAACCTGCCAGGGTGAGCAGGTTTTTACAGAAGGACTCCTTTTCAACAGCTGGCTAACAGAGCGATTTTCATAAAATTGTTCTCATAAGAAGCTCAGACTTAATTTTGTTGCTGGACCAACCGTAGATAGTGAAGGTGAACCCTCCAGCCAAACCGGGAAACCCAAGAGCACTTCTGTGAGGCAATATGCCCTCTGCAATCTGCAAATCCaagaaaatagcaaaaaaaaaagtaattttttaatttcttttccgAACTTCAAAACTTGAGACAATAttctttatacattttttttgacactgCATGTGAACACGTACAGAGGAGATCTTCAGGACACCACCTCCATCATTGAGCTGCACAGAGGAGGAGTTGACTGTTGTCAATCCAGAAGAGTCCAGACTCTCCCAAACCAGCGTCCCCTCAAAACCCTggatgaaaaacagacatttcactCACTGCATATGTAACATGGTGTTGTTCTGTCCAACACCAGTCACATTACATGCAGGACACTAAAGTCATGTCGTCTGTATTATTCTGGGGTTGGTTAAGGTCAAGGTAGTTTTCTTTCTACATTAAAAAAtcttacatatttatatttgaaatcatatttagttttttatttctgttgggAAATTATTCATTTCCAAGGACACTTCCTGGAAAGATGACTCATGACCTCAGTATCTCCACAGTCCTGGTGAGTATATGTGAAAACTGACCTTAGGCAAGATGAACTGCTCCACCGGTTTGTACCAGACCCCGTTCACCACGGTCCCTGTGCTGATGGCACTGAAGCGCGCAGTAACCACAGCCTCCTGCAAAAAGTTTTTACACAAAGTTTACACACAGAAACTCGACTTTTTTACACCAACGTGTAAATTTATCTTTATCTAGACTGAATACTGCACCACAGACTGTTATCTCAACGGCAGTAATCCAACAGGAGTTTCGGTTTGTGTCGGGGACCGAGGCAGTAAACAGTAGCGGCACCAGCTGCCCCCAGGCTGTGTATCAGAAAAACACCATACGGGATATATTACGCCCCGAGGTCGAGGCCCCGTTACCTCCTGGTCCAGCTGGAGAAGCTTCACCGTAACGTTGCTCTGAAGCTCGGGCCGGGTCCCGCTGGGAAACACGCCCAGCCTTGTGATAACCACTGGATGGAGGACCTTGAAATCCAGGGCGATGGCCGACACGTCGGATGGGGCGAGCACCGAGGGGTCAGACACCGTCACGATCTCTATCTCTGCATCCTGCCCTGTCACTGGGACAGACGGAGGGCAGACTGTTACTGCACAAGCACAGGTGAGATTTATTATCGTCCCAACATGCTGACCATCTCTTTTACAGTGATGAAGAACAGGTGATTCGAGGAGAGCCTTCAGAGAAGAAGGCAGACTCTGGGAAAGCTACACCATCAGCACTTTGAAGAGCTGATTCCTGGGACCGCTGTCTTCAAAGTGAGCTTCTGCTCGTGAGTGTGGTTTCTTAATTACAAAACAGCAGTTTATTACCCAGGAGATCAATGAAAAGATCAAGGCTGTTAAAGGGAAGAAGGCTTTTTACTTTATATACGTTCTACACAAGTTCTGCTGCATGCTCCAGAATAAAAGACAATTAGGGGCAAGGAATTGcaaacaaagagagagcagCTGTTTATCAAACGACACGTCTCTCACACTGACAGAGTGGAATTGAGCTGCAGGATTTTACCGGTGTGTGAGGATATGTTAAATATTGCTATGCTGACTAAATATAAATGCTTAGTTTGTGCCAActtgtcaaaacaaacaacaacagcgcTTCTCTTGGCACTGGCCAGCATTAGCTTGCCAGTTTATTCATTGGAACAATGAATAAAACTTGGCAtaaatcattaattatttacaaCAAATTTACTgctatttcatattttttggtGATTTTCCATATTAATCAACAACTAATATTGTATAGTGTTctgtattgtttacatttcatataatcagtttatttattattcttatttatatttatattcctGATTAATTGGTTAAATAAAAcgttaaaaatactgaaaatggcCAATCACATCTTCCCAGATTCCAAGATGACGTCTTCAAATCTTTTTTGCAACAgttcaaaaacaaatatattcaatttactacCACAGAAGACTAAATAAACAgcacatattcacatttgagaagctggaccCAGTGAATTTTTAGGATATTTGCAACAAAAAAGGACTTACATGATTAATTGTTTATCAAAATCTCAGTGCGAGTCACaacatgtcaatcaaacatggtaaaaaaaaaaaatctgccctCAAGTCTCAACATTTTTGAATATCATTAAAAATTTGATTATTTCTCATTACTACAAAACACCAGCCCCTTGTGTTGGGAGCAGGATTACTAGAAACAAAGTCTGAGATGCTAATTAGCATTCACCTTATTGTAGTCCCCAAGAAAAATCCCGATGATGAaggcagcacaaacaaacaaacacatttcagaaaCAATTAATTGTCCACTTAGCGCACGCTCTGACTTGAATCCTGAGTCAGGTACTCAACTGTGTTTAAAAGCAGCcattgtctctttctcttccactCACACCGAGCATCTCGCACCAAAGCTGCCCGCCTGCCTCGGATTCTGAAGCAAATCACGTCAACACTTACATCCATTAACACGCTGGAGAGCAGAGAATGggctggaaaaataaaacatcaccaTGACCCTAAAGGCCATTGCCTATTCTGATGAGCagtaattatgttttcatgaagGCAACAAACACTGAACCGACCAGAGGAAAAGTAGTGAAACGGCTTAACTGGACTGGCTCTGTGAAGGTGAGAGACATGGACAATTTGCTGCAGACGTTCAGTGAGTCTGTTCAATTATTTCATctagtgtgtgtcagtgcttcATATAGCTTTACTTTTCGAGTGTTAGTGCGCAGCTCTAGTTACGGCTGCAACAGCTGCATTGACTGTCAGACATGTCTGCTTCGGCCTTGGGTATGGAATGGAAAAGAATGGTGTCCTTGAGCTGTGGGGGAACACgaataaaggttttttttttttttttaacttcttttctGAAGATGCATTCTTTTAATTCTCTCAACTCACCTCCTGCTATTCTTCTCTGTTCTCAGCTCAGCCGCTATTAACAACTGCACATGCAAGCTACAGACTGCACACAGAACACCTCTCTGTATTACAGCTGCAGATGTCTACTCAGTACCTGGCTCGGTGAAGTTCAGGATGGAGCAGGAATACGgatcctctctgtcctcctctggaATGGGACACCCATGTTTGCCCACGATAAACTTCACCCCCACTCtagaaataaaaagcacaaacaccactgtgttgtgttcatcTATTTTTGTGCAATATTAGGCAACAAGATTTCAAAAGCTTGTCCATCTATCCACCCtccgttgccatggttactgagGGTTGCTTAAAGGCCATCACACCTTATCTTTGCTTAGATCGCTGAATGAGAAGGAAATGGACAAAAAggaagaatgaaagagagaacagTATTGGCCGCTAGTCAGGTAAAGATAAAAGAGGTTGATGGGGAAGTTTGTTATTAGCTGCCAGCTGCAGGCTTTATTTCCACTACATGAATCTGAcctgggaaagaaaaagaaaggaggagaaacaagTGGTGAAGTTGGAGATCCACCCTACAGACCTGTGCTGGAAGTGGGGGTGATCTCGGAGGTAGCCCAGCCAGGTCTCCCTTATCGCTTGTCGCAGTTCATAATGGTGTCTCGCTGACAGCACTCCCACCAAAACTTCATAGAAAGGTAATGCTTCATCTGTATGAAAAACAGGAACCATGCtgaattttttaatttctgattGAAAACctcaaacaacagcagcagtcaactgtgatgaaataaaatgtaagcaTGGGGTAAAATATGACCTACAGTTGATGACAATGACAAGGcaacaagataaaaaataataatcacactTTGAGGCATGCTTGATTTATGATTCCCATTCCTGATCCTGACAGCAGTTTCCTCTGGTACTTAGTTTGCACTGACTTACTGTGATGCATCCTGTAACGCACCTCATGGAAATTAATGTCTTCATGCATCAAAAGGTGGTTAAACTATAATcccctgataaaaaaaaagaaagcggCTTCAGCCTCCAGTACAGCCCTGATAATAAGTGATAATCCATTTGAAGGCAGCACAGCGCTCAGTAGTTGCACTGTAATAAGGCAGAGAATCTCAGCTCGCTCCAGCCTCTTTTTCCAGACGTTAGACTATCCCAGCAACGCCCAACACTACTGAACTGTTACATGCACATTATTTccctcttaaacacacacacgtatgaacacacactctccagcGCGGACACACGGCCACGCGAACAAGCGTGAACTACCTGTTCCCACACAAACTAAAAACCACAACAGACACACCGGGGCGGTAAAAGCAAAGTTAATCAGCCGCTCGGCTGTGAAAAAGTTGCAAAGCTTTGTGGAGCTGAACCCCGGGGTTGAGGCTAAAAAAGTACCcgagtgtgtgttgttgtccaGCGAGGTGGAGGAGGGTCGTTGTGCCAACCACAAGTGCACCAGGACGGCAACAGCACAGGGCAGCAGAATGAGCGCTAGCCTCCGCATGGACGGAGCCCTTCACTCAGCCGGAGCAGCCTTCAGCTTTAGCGGCGCGGAGCCTCTTCCTGAGCCACACGGCGCTGCGCGGTGGTGTGAGCCGCTCCGTGTGTGCGCTTCATTTCAGCTCCGCAGCTCTCCGCCGGGCTCTCAGCACTGCCTCATGTCTGCCTCCGCTGCTCGGAGAGCTGGGCCAATGGGAGACGAGTATCCCTGTCGCTGTGCACTCTGGGAGATGGAGTTGGAGATGGAGAACACTCTCTAGCCAAATAAATACAGTTGAGTCTGAAAAACAATCTGTGGTTGCATTGTAATATGGTAGTTATacaaaattaatattattattatcattatcattttatatatatatatataattattattacactgATGATGACAAATTAGAAAGAACagtcatttttaacattaaactAAGCCAGTATTATACTATCTGATCATTATTACTGATACattaatctatctatctattctAATTTTAAGTCTTGCTATTTTAGCAGTGTGTAGCCTATAAACAAGATAAATGTGTGCACCACAGTGGGTGTAGAACATACATTTCAGAATTTAATGTCTCCATGTAATATAAAGCAGCCCCATGCAGTTTCAATCTCCACCTAAACCACATTAAATGAACAGAATGGTGTAGAAAGCGGAAAAaatattatgtgtttttcaaagtaaGTTGAAACACTAAATCACTGATAAAAGCTACAAAAAGTTTGGCTGAGGTGGATCTTCATGTTTATCgtatcttttttgtttgtttgtttgttttttcttcaaacCACCACCATTGCAAATTTCTAATGAAGTGAGAAAAAACATCTAAGCATATTAGAAAATTAACATATGGATCCCTCTAAAACCCAGGTGACATGTCACAGCTTTAGGATTAGAACATATTAAACCCGTTACTCTGTGCTGCTCATAAAGTATTTAAACAGAATCTATTGTGCATGGTGAGGGATGTTTGACGACAATCTCTTCTGACTCTGAGAGCACCGGTGTTTCTcccagagaggaagagaaggccACACCACCCAGAGCGCCTGCTGCCATGCttgtaaacatttcatttgtattga is a window of Seriola aureovittata isolate HTS-2021-v1 ecotype China chromosome 14, ASM2101889v1, whole genome shotgun sequence DNA encoding:
- the b3galnt2 gene encoding UDP-GalNAc:beta-1,3-N-acetylgalactosaminyltransferase 2, with product MRRLALILLPCAVAVLVHLWLAQRPSSTSLDNNTHSDEALPFYEVLVGVLSARHHYELRQAIRETWLGYLRDHPHFQHRVGVKFIVGKHGCPIPEEDREDPYSCSILNFTEPVTGQDAEIEIVTVSDPSVLAPSDVSAIALDFKVLHPVVITRLGVFPSGTRPELQSNVTVKLLQLDQEEAVVTARFSAISTGTVVNGVWYKPVEQFILPKGFEGTLVWESLDSSGLTTVNSSSVQLNDGGGVLKISSIAEGILPHRSALGFPGLAGGFTFTIYDGDGLSGLLRGRPARTEHHASRLRQEDAALQRESLRHGDMVFVDVVDTYRNVPSKLLQFYKWSVGNADFNLLLKTDDDCYIDVDSVLMKIDHKGLKRSNFWWGNFRQSWAVDRIGKWQELEYASPAYPAFACGSGYVVSHDLVQWLASNAEKLKAYQGEDVSMGIWMAAVGPQKYQDPGWLCEKECYLDMLSSPQHTAEELHILWERKRACGDPCGCPWGH